The Engystomops pustulosus chromosome 4, aEngPut4.maternal, whole genome shotgun sequence genome contains a region encoding:
- the LOC140126476 gene encoding uncharacterized protein produces MERHSPEFIKDFIDMYRSFSCLWKVKSPDYCNRQKKSEAFEKLIKVSRKYYPTADLRFVKHKIQNLRTVYKKELNKVEASKRSGAGPGQVYIPRLWYFDMLAFTQDQEVSHNSHCLLSNEDQEVEDEVPSASCENYMVREFYVKEEMEETDTSPSTVPSESSPIINAVSHLSSGRSRRRSREQMNKTNELLQQAKQLLGTTPDEFDGIALNVAGKLRRMSERQRLYCERLVTDLLIKGLLGELDEETIIYNKRYLGQAAQISIKNNID; encoded by the exons ATGGAGAGACACAGCCCGGAGTTTATTAAAGACTTCATAGACATGTACCGCTCATTCAGCTGTTTGTGGAAAGTAAAAAGCCCAGACTATTGCAATCGTCAGAAAAAATCAGAGGCTTTTGAAAAGTTAATAAAAGTCAGCCGAAAATATTACCCCACAGCAGATCTCAGGTTTGTAAAGCATAAAATCCAGAACTTGCGCACAGTATACAAGAAAGAACTGAACAAAGTGGAGGCGTCCAAAAGATCAGGAGCAGGACCAGGCCAAGTGTACATCCCCCGCTTGTGGTATTTTGACATGTTGGCCTTTACCCAGGACCAGGAGGTCTCTCATAATTCTCACTGCCTTCTCTCTAATGAAGatcaggaggtagaagatgaagtGCCCTCTGCTTCTTGTGAAAACTACATGGTTAGAGAGTTTTATGTG aaAGAAGAAATGGAAGAAACGGACACGTCCCCAAGTACTGTTCCAAGCGAAAGTTCTCCAATTATCAATGCAGTCTCTCATTTGTCATCGGGACGATCACGGAGGCGAAGCCGTGAGCAGATGAACAAAACAAATGAATTATTGCAGCAGGCTAAACAACTTCTAGGGACCACACCGGATGAGTTTGATGGTATAGCCCTCAATGTAGCTGGAAAACTACGACGCATGAGTGAACGCCAAAGACTCTACTGTGAAAGGCTTGTTACTGATCTGCTAATAAAGGGCTTACTTGGTGAGCTGGATGAGGAAACCATCATATACAACAAAAGGTATCTTGGACAAGCAGCACAAATATCTATAAAGAACAATATAGATTAG